The following proteins are co-located in the Manihot esculenta cultivar AM560-2 chromosome 9, M.esculenta_v8, whole genome shotgun sequence genome:
- the LOC110622925 gene encoding mRNA-decapping enzyme-like protein, with protein MSQTGKLMPNLDQQSTKMLNLTVLQRIDPFIEEILITAAHVTFYEFNIESNQWSRKDVEGSLFVVKRNTQPRFQFIVMNRRNTENLVENLLGDFEYEVQVPYLLYRNAAQEVNGIWFYNSRECEEVANLFSRILNAYAKVPPKSKVSSSKSEFEELEAVPSMSVIEGPLEPSSTVSAPTDGPEDSSFDNFFSAAMNIGSGAPNLANSRQPYHSAVTVSTPSHTPNIVSPPSQTPQLPSLPLSSLPTSVAIRDTPDPISSSNRVTNLVKPSSFFTPPSSSTLMAPPISSPLPTAPALHPPLNLQRPYGTPMLQPFPPPTPPPSLTPSSSTTPVINRDKVRDALLTLVQDDQFIDMFYQALLKVHHS; from the exons ATGTCTCAGACGGGGAAATTGATGCCGAATCTGGATCAGCAGAGCACTAAGATGCTCAATCTCACTGTTCTGCAGAGAATCGATCCATTCATTGAAGAGATTCTGATCACGGCTGCCCATGTCACTTTCTACGAATTTAATATCGAGAGCAACCAGTGG AGTAGGAAGGACGTTGAAGGATCTCTATTTGTCGTTAAGAG GAATACTCAACCGCGGTTTCAGTTCATTGTAATGAATCGGCGAAATACAG AAAACCTTGTAGAGAATCTTTTGGGAGATTTTGAATATGAAGTTCAAGTGCCATATTTGTTGTATCGAAATGCAGCCCAGGAAGTTAATGGTATTTGGTTTTACAATTCTCGTGAATGTGAGGAAGTTGCCAACCTCTTTAGTAG GATACTTAATGCATACGCAAAGGTTCCTCCAAAGTCAAAGGTATCTTCAAGTAAAAG TGAATTTGAGGAGCTTGAAGCAGTTCCGAGTATGTCAGTGATTGAAGGTCCGTTGGAGCCTTCATCAACTGTCTCTGCTCCAACTGATGGTCCAGAGGATTCTTCCTTTGATAATTTCTTTAGT GCAGCTATGAATATTGGAAGCGGTGCCCCTAATTTGGCAAATTCAAGACAACCTTATCATTCTGCAGTCACTGTCTCAACACCCTCCCATACGCCTAATATCGTTTCCCCACCTTCACAAACTCCACAACTACCATCTCTTCCTCTTTCATCTTTGCCTACTTCAGTAGCCATCCGTGACACACCTGATCCAATCAGCAGTAGCAATCGTGTTACTAATCTTGTGAAGCCCTCTTCATTTTTTACTCCACCTTCTTCGTCCACATTGATGGCTCCTCCTATCTCATCACCTCTGCCTACTGCTCCTGCTCTTCATCCTCCCCTAAATCTGCAACGCCCATATGGGACCCCAATGCTTCAACCCTTTCCACCTCCCACGCCACCCCCATCTTTGACTCCTAGTTCTTCTACCACACCTGTTATTAACAGAGACAAAGTCCGTGATGCACTTTTGACACTTGTTCAG GATGATCAATTTATTGACATGTTTTATCAAGCACTGCTGAAGGTGCATCATTCCTGA
- the LOC110621888 gene encoding casparian strip membrane protein 1: protein MSTSIDIPAAESSAAAKGKAPLIGTSTTSHGGGYKKGIAICDFLLRLGAVIAALSAAATMATSDETLPFFTQFFQFEASYDDLPTFQFFVIAMAIVAGYLVLSLPFSVVAIIRPYAVGPRLLLLVLDIVALTLNTAAAAAAAAIVYLAHNGNSSSNWLAICQQFGDFCQKASGAVVAGFVSVVVFMLLVVISGLALRKQKN, encoded by the exons ATGtcaacttcaattgatattccTGCCGCTGAATCCAGTGCTGCTGCTAAAGGAAAAGCTCCTCTGATTGGAACTTCCACCACCAGCCATGGAGGAGGATATAAAAAGGGTATTGCTATATGTGACTTTCTTTTGAGACTTGGTGCTGTAATTGCAGCTCTTTCTGCTGCTGCAACAATGGCTACCAGTGATGAGACTCTTCCATTTTTCACTCAGTTCTTCCAGTTTGAAGCTAGTTATGATGATCTCCCCACTTTTCA ATTCTTTGTTATTGCTATGGCGATAGTTGCAGGCTACTTAGTCCTCTCTCTTCCCTTCTCAGTTGTGGCTATTATTCGCCCTTACGCTGTTGGACCAAGGCTTCTTCTTCTCGTTTTGGACATT GTTGCGCTAACTCTAAACACGGCGGCTGCTGCGGCTGCGGCGGCTATAGTGTACTTAGCTCATAATGGAAACTCAAGCTCAAACTGGCTTGCTATTTGCCAACAATTTGGTGATTTTTGCCAGAAAGCTAGTGGAGCTGTGGTGGCTGGCTTTGTTTCAGTTGTAGTGTTCATGTTGTTGGTTGTGATTTCTGGTCTGGCTCTTCGAAAACAGAAGAATTAA